The Pleurocapsa minor HA4230-MV1 genome has a window encoding:
- the alaS gene encoding alanine--tRNA ligase — translation MADLPHLSGSEIREKFLKFYEERSHKILPSASLIPEDPTVMLTIAGMLPFKPIFLGQRKAPQPRATSSQKCIRTNDIENVGRTARHHTFFEMLGNFSFGDYFKEEAIAWAWELSTQVYGLPPERIVPSVYHDDDEAFAIWRDKIGIAEHRIQRMGEDNFWSSGITGPCGTSSELFYDFHPELGDEQIDLEDDSRFIEFYNLVFMQYNKDVAGNLTPLENKNIDTGLGLERMAQILQQVPNNYETDFILPIIKTAGLIAEIDYSQADEQTKISLKVIGDHVRAVVHMIADGVTASNTDRGYILRRLIRRVIRHGRLIGIEGNFITQVAETAIALAESAYPHVRERENVIKSQLQREESQFLKTLTRGEKLLAEIIAQAANFSQTKISGKDAFELYDTYGFPLELTQEVASEQGLTVDLEGFEREMELQKTRSQDSHEAIDLTTQNALGEIVAGSNETSFLGYHKFVTQSQIMGIVISNDDANDDASRGVSAAAGDRVQIILDQTPFYGESGGQIGDRGYLSGDDLLIRIEDVQKEGNILVHKGKVERGTVKVGDVVNATIDRACRRRVQANHTATHLLQAALKKIVDDSVSQAGSLVNFDRLRFDFNSPRALTSDDVQQVEELVNTWISEAHEADVQVMPIADAKAKGATAMFGEKYGDEVRVIDFPGVSMELCGGTHVTNTAEIGVFKIIAETGIASGVRRIEAVAGPAILDYLNVRERVVKELSSTFKVKPEEISDRVNSLQNELKTTQKELEAAKQELALFKSDSLLSQAETVGEYKILVANMGDMDAKSLQSAAERLQQKLGDAAVVIASIPSEGKVSLVAAFSQKVIKEKHLQAGKFIGAIAQICGGGGGGRPNLAQAGARDVSKLDEALATAKQQLIEGLN, via the coding sequence ATGGCAGATCTCCCACACCTAAGCGGTAGCGAAATCCGCGAAAAATTTTTAAAGTTCTATGAAGAAAGATCCCACAAAATATTACCTAGCGCTTCTTTAATCCCTGAAGATCCCACAGTAATGTTGACTATTGCAGGAATGCTGCCGTTTAAGCCGATCTTCTTGGGACAGCGTAAAGCACCTCAACCTCGTGCTACTAGTTCCCAAAAGTGTATTCGCACCAACGATATTGAGAATGTGGGACGTACCGCCAGACATCATACCTTTTTCGAGATGTTGGGTAATTTTAGCTTTGGGGATTATTTTAAAGAAGAAGCGATCGCTTGGGCGTGGGAACTTTCAACACAGGTATATGGTTTGCCACCAGAACGGATTGTGCCTAGTGTTTATCATGATGATGATGAAGCTTTTGCGATTTGGCGTGACAAGATTGGTATTGCCGAACATCGTATTCAGCGGATGGGAGAAGATAATTTTTGGTCTTCTGGTATCACTGGCCCTTGTGGCACTAGTTCAGAGTTATTCTATGACTTTCATCCAGAATTGGGTGATGAGCAGATTGATTTGGAAGACGACAGCAGATTTATCGAGTTTTATAACTTGGTATTTATGCAATACAACAAAGATGTAGCAGGAAATCTGACACCTCTAGAGAATAAGAATATTGATACTGGTTTGGGTTTGGAAAGGATGGCGCAAATCCTTCAGCAAGTACCTAATAACTATGAAACCGATTTCATTCTGCCAATTATTAAAACTGCTGGGTTGATTGCGGAAATAGATTATAGCCAAGCTGATGAGCAAACTAAAATTTCTCTCAAGGTAATTGGCGATCACGTTCGCGCAGTAGTTCACATGATCGCCGATGGGGTGACAGCCTCGAATACAGATCGCGGTTATATTCTTCGCCGTCTGATCCGTCGGGTAATTCGCCACGGCAGATTGATTGGGATTGAAGGTAATTTTATTACTCAGGTTGCCGAAACAGCGATCGCCCTAGCCGAATCGGCTTATCCCCATGTTCGCGAACGTGAAAACGTGATTAAAAGTCAGCTACAGCGAGAAGAATCTCAATTCCTCAAAACTTTGACCAGAGGAGAGAAGTTACTGGCGGAGATTATTGCTCAAGCTGCTAACTTTTCGCAAACCAAGATCTCAGGGAAAGATGCCTTTGAACTTTATGATACCTATGGCTTTCCTTTAGAACTTACTCAAGAAGTAGCGTCAGAACAGGGATTAACTGTCGATCTTGAAGGGTTTGAACGGGAAATGGAGTTGCAAAAAACTCGTTCGCAAGATTCCCATGAGGCGATCGACCTCACAACTCAAAATGCTTTGGGTGAAATAGTTGCAGGTAGTAATGAAACAAGCTTCTTGGGATATCACAAATTTGTAACACAATCTCAAATTATGGGTATTGTGATTAGTAATGATGATGCAAATGATGATGCAAGTAGGGGCGTTTCGGCTGCTGCTGGCGATCGCGTGCAGATTATTCTCGATCAAACACCCTTTTATGGCGAGTCTGGCGGACAAATTGGCGATCGCGGATATCTTTCGGGGGATGATCTCTTAATCCGCATTGAAGACGTACAAAAAGAAGGTAACATCTTAGTTCATAAAGGTAAGGTAGAACGGGGTACTGTCAAGGTAGGAGATGTCGTTAATGCCACGATAGATCGTGCTTGCCGTCGTCGAGTCCAAGCAAACCATACCGCCACTCATTTATTACAGGCGGCACTAAAGAAAATAGTTGATGACTCTGTGTCTCAAGCAGGTTCGTTAGTCAACTTCGATCGTTTAAGATTTGACTTTAATTCTCCCCGCGCCTTAACTAGCGATGATGTGCAGCAGGTAGAAGAGTTAGTTAATACCTGGATATCCGAAGCCCACGAAGCCGATGTCCAGGTTATGCCCATCGCTGATGCCAAAGCAAAAGGGGCAACAGCCATGTTTGGAGAAAAATACGGCGATGAAGTGAGGGTAATTGATTTTCCTGGAGTTTCGATGGAACTTTGTGGCGGTACTCACGTTACCAATACTGCTGAAATTGGCGTATTTAAAATTATCGCCGAAACGGGGATTGCTTCTGGAGTCAGAAGGATTGAAGCCGTGGCGGGGCCAGCTATTTTAGATTATCTCAACGTGCGAGAGCGGGTGGTTAAAGAATTGAGCAGTACTTTTAAAGTCAAGCCCGAAGAAATTAGCGATCGCGTTAACAGTCTTCAGAATGAATTAAAAACTACCCAAAAAGAATTAGAAGCTGCCAAACAAGAACTTGCTCTCTTCAAATCAGATAGCCTACTGTCTCAGGCAGAAACCGTCGGTGAATATAAGATCTTAGTCGCAAATATGGGAGATATGGATGCGAAATCTCTCCAGTCTGCTGCCGAAAGATTACAGCAAAAATTAGGTGACGCTGCGGTGGTGATTGCCTCTATTCCCTCAGAAGGCAAAGTCAGCTTAGTTGCCGCTTTTAGCCAGAAAGTAATTAAAGAAAAACACCTACAGGCAGGTAAATTCATCGGTGCGATCGCCCAAATTTGCGGTGGTGGAGGTGGTGGCAGACCAAATCTGGCGCAGGCTGGCGCTAGAGATGTTAGTAAATTAGACGAGGCTTTAGCTACTGCCAAACAACAGTTAATTGAAGGTTTAAACTGA
- the hisC gene encoding histidinol-phosphate transaminase has translation MNYFRPAIATMQGYTPGEQPKPGSPIIKLNTNENPYPPSPKALEVLRNLDSEWLRRYPDPYSRDFCSAVSEALDVPTDWIIVSNGSDDLLNILIRACAEGKERKVVYPMPSYVLYRTLASLQAAESVEVAYPEDDRLPIAELVAAGGAVTLIATPNSPSGHIVPLDDLRQLASRVSGILAIDEAYVDFADYTALSLVQEFENVIILRTLSKGYSLAGLRLGFGITNPQLLSNLFKVKDSYNVDALAILIGAAAMHDQTYKNNCASKIKRSRSKLTIDLREIGFKVRDSQANFLLVTPPNNQAAKIYQALKAQNILVRYFDSPGLSDKLRITVGTDEQNQKLLQAILAVQVGNRK, from the coding sequence ATGAACTATTTTCGTCCTGCGATCGCCACAATGCAAGGCTATACTCCTGGAGAACAACCAAAACCAGGATCACCGATTATTAAACTCAATACTAATGAGAATCCTTATCCTCCTTCTCCCAAGGCATTAGAAGTATTACGCAACTTAGATAGTGAGTGGTTGAGACGCTATCCCGATCCTTATTCTAGAGATTTCTGTAGCGCTGTTAGTGAAGCTTTAGATGTGCCTACTGATTGGATAATTGTTAGCAACGGTAGTGATGATCTATTAAACATTCTAATTCGCGCTTGTGCCGAGGGAAAAGAGCGCAAGGTGGTCTACCCGATGCCATCTTACGTACTTTATCGTACCCTAGCATCATTGCAGGCTGCGGAGAGCGTAGAAGTTGCCTATCCTGAAGATGATCGGCTACCAATTGCCGAGTTAGTTGCTGCGGGTGGTGCAGTCACTCTAATTGCTACTCCGAATAGTCCTTCGGGTCACATTGTCCCGCTAGATGATTTGCGACAGTTGGCTAGTAGAGTGTCGGGTATTCTAGCTATTGACGAAGCTTATGTTGATTTTGCCGATTATACGGCTTTGTCTCTGGTACAAGAATTTGAGAACGTAATTATTTTACGCACCCTTTCTAAGGGTTATTCCCTGGCTGGTTTACGTTTAGGCTTTGGAATTACCAATCCCCAGCTACTCTCAAATCTGTTTAAAGTCAAAGATAGCTATAACGTTGATGCTTTGGCGATCTTGATTGGCGCAGCAGCGATGCACGATCAAACCTATAAAAATAACTGTGCGTCAAAAATAAAGCGATCGCGCAGTAAACTAACAATAGATTTAAGAGAAATTGGTTTTAAAGTCCGAGATTCTCAAGCAAATTTCTTACTGGTTACGCCACCTAATAACCAAGCCGCGAAGATTTACCAAGCTTTAAAAGCACAAAATATCTTAGTCCGCTATTTCGACTCGCCAGGATTATCAGATAAATTACGTATTACGGTGGGAACTGATGAACAAAACCAAAAATTACTTCAGGCAATTCTAGCCGTACAAGTAGGAAATAGGAAATAG
- a CDS encoding LysR family transcriptional regulator, whose protein sequence is MSAIDPYKLKISQLRILVEVANYRNFSEAALHLEISQSAVSHAIATLEAELGVILFNRGRNGADLTPVGEQLVLPAKEILNLLQKMATEANRAKGLKGGNVRLVAFRSAATHILPALIAQFRRQFPLIKVSVTDIEEHFEIENILRSGQADIGIVDLPCSQEFETWEIYRDEYVVLLPRSLKLNQTRLTWEQLATYPLIISVNNSCSLKIRQYLQRSLKPVNIAYEMKQDSAMTSMAMQGLGAAILPQLATEPLPKQLKVYSLPIPLERIIEAAIVKNALHTPAVYAFLDVLKNYGVIEGQTPKANS, encoded by the coding sequence ATGAGTGCAATCGATCCGTATAAACTAAAAATTTCACAGCTACGAATACTGGTGGAGGTAGCCAATTATCGGAACTTTAGCGAGGCTGCTTTACACTTAGAAATTTCCCAGTCAGCAGTTAGTCATGCGATCGCCACTTTAGAAGCAGAGTTGGGAGTAATTTTGTTTAATCGGGGGCGTAATGGTGCAGATCTTACCCCTGTGGGAGAGCAATTAGTTTTACCTGCCAAAGAAATCTTAAACTTATTACAAAAGATGGCCACCGAAGCCAATCGGGCTAAAGGTTTAAAAGGGGGGAATGTGAGACTGGTAGCTTTTCGCAGCGCAGCAACTCATATTTTACCTGCCTTAATTGCTCAGTTTCGCCGTCAGTTTCCTTTAATTAAAGTGAGTGTTACCGATATTGAGGAACATTTCGAGATCGAAAATATTTTGCGTTCTGGTCAAGCAGATATTGGAATAGTCGATCTACCTTGTTCTCAGGAATTTGAAACCTGGGAAATTTATCGAGATGAATATGTGGTGCTGTTACCCCGCAGCCTGAAATTAAACCAAACACGATTAACCTGGGAACAATTAGCCACATATCCTCTAATTATCTCCGTGAATAATAGTTGTTCTTTAAAAATTCGACAATATTTACAGCGATCGCTAAAACCTGTAAATATTGCTTATGAAATGAAACAAGACTCAGCTATGACTAGTATGGCAATGCAAGGCTTAGGTGCAGCAATTTTGCCCCAGCTTGCTACCGAACCGCTTCCCAAACAATTAAAAGTTTATTCTTTGCCCATTCCTCTAGAAAGAATTATCGAAGCAGCAATTGTCAAAAATGCTTTGCATACTCCAGCCGTTTATGCCTTTCTAGATGTGCTTAAAAACTATGGTGTGATTGAAGGTCAAACTCCAAAAGCTAATAGCTAA
- a CDS encoding SDR family oxidoreductase: MVSIQEQIVVITGASSGIGASCAKMFAKEGASLILAARRRDKLEEVATEIKQAYQSQIYLLEMDVSDRHGVAKSMDSLPESWRNIDILVNNAGLSRGLDKLQSGDIQNWEEMIDTNVKGLLYVTRSLLPGMVERNQGHIINIGSIAGHQAYPGGNVYCATKAAVRALSQGLKMDLLGTPIRVSCVDPGSVETDFSKVRFRGDTEKAAKVYQGMNPLTPDDIAEIVVFCATRPAHVNLSEVLVLATDQSSATMIHRH, translated from the coding sequence ATGGTTTCAATTCAAGAGCAAATTGTCGTCATTACTGGGGCGAGTAGTGGTATTGGTGCATCTTGCGCTAAGATGTTTGCCAAAGAAGGTGCATCGTTGATTTTAGCTGCACGTCGTCGGGATAAGTTAGAGGAAGTCGCCACAGAAATAAAGCAAGCTTATCAAAGCCAAATATATTTATTAGAAATGGATGTCAGCGATCGCCATGGGGTAGCCAAGTCGATGGATTCTTTGCCCGAATCTTGGCGAAATATCGATATTTTGGTCAATAATGCAGGATTAAGCCGTGGTTTGGACAAGCTGCAATCGGGAGATATCCAAAATTGGGAAGAGATGATCGATACTAATGTCAAAGGTTTGTTATATGTGACGCGATCGCTTTTACCTGGGATGGTGGAACGCAATCAAGGACATATTATTAATATTGGTTCAATTGCAGGACATCAAGCTTATCCTGGAGGCAATGTTTATTGTGCTACCAAAGCAGCCGTAAGAGCTTTATCGCAAGGGTTAAAAATGGATTTGTTGGGTACTCCCATTCGGGTAAGTTGTGTCGATCCTGGTTCTGTCGAAACAGATTTTAGTAAAGTGCGGTTTCGAGGAGATACTGAGAAAGCAGCTAAAGTTTATCAGGGAATGAATCCTTTAACTCCTGATGATATTGCCGAAATTGTCGTTTTTTGTGCGACTCGTCCAGCTCATGTTAATTTGAGCGAAGTATTAGTATTGGCTACCGATCAATCAAGCGCAACCATGATTCATCGGCACTAA
- the dnaB gene encoding replicative DNA helicase: protein MAEINNLPPTSIEAEEAILGGILFDPEAITRVGELVVKDAFYVKAHQEIYYAALCLNAKGKPTDFISVSTYLSDRNLLEQVGGTTKLAQLLNRTVSAVNVDRYANLIMEKYVRRQLITSGHEIVDLGYDNTSELEVVLDAAEQKIFRLTQERPQEGLVPIAETLVNTFNTIEELHQETALPGIPSGYYDLDAMTSGFSRSDLIIIAGRPSMGKTAFSLCVASNIARDSKLPIAVFSLEMSREQLTQRLLSGEARIPSNRLRSGRIAQNEFGQLIDGVERLSELPIYIDDTANLTVMQMRSQVRRLQAQQPVPLGLVMIDYLQLMEGGDNDNRVQQLSKMTRSLKGLARELNVPIVALSQLSRGVEQRTNKRPMLSDLRESGSIEQDADLVMMIYRDEYYNPDTPDRGITEVSIVKHRNGPVGTIKLLFNAELTKFESLAQPGKY from the coding sequence ATGGCAGAAATAAACAACTTACCTCCAACTAGTATTGAGGCGGAAGAAGCGATCCTGGGGGGAATTCTGTTCGATCCCGAAGCGATTACCAGGGTAGGAGAATTAGTCGTTAAAGATGCTTTCTACGTTAAAGCGCATCAAGAGATTTATTACGCCGCCTTATGTCTCAATGCCAAAGGTAAACCAACGGATTTTATTTCTGTTAGTACATATTTAAGCGATCGCAATTTATTAGAACAGGTGGGTGGGACAACCAAGTTGGCACAGTTGCTTAACCGTACGGTGTCGGCGGTTAATGTGGATCGCTATGCCAACCTGATCATGGAAAAGTATGTCCGTCGTCAGTTGATTACATCAGGACATGAAATTGTCGATCTCGGCTACGATAACACCTCGGAATTGGAAGTTGTCTTAGATGCAGCGGAACAGAAGATCTTTCGTCTCACTCAAGAACGTCCTCAAGAAGGTTTAGTTCCCATCGCGGAAACTTTGGTGAACACGTTTAATACGATTGAAGAACTACATCAAGAAACGGCTTTACCTGGGATTCCTTCTGGTTATTATGATTTAGATGCGATGACTAGTGGTTTTAGTCGTTCTGACTTAATCATTATTGCAGGTAGACCATCAATGGGAAAAACGGCGTTTTCCTTATGTGTCGCTTCTAATATTGCCAGGGATTCTAAATTACCCATTGCTGTATTTAGTCTAGAGATGTCGCGAGAACAGCTAACCCAAAGATTGCTATCTGGTGAGGCGAGGATTCCTAGTAACCGTCTGCGTTCAGGGAGAATTGCGCAAAACGAGTTTGGACAGCTAATTGATGGAGTAGAAAGACTTTCCGAACTACCAATTTATATTGACGATACTGCTAACTTAACAGTGATGCAAATGCGATCGCAAGTACGCCGTCTGCAAGCACAGCAACCAGTTCCTCTGGGTTTAGTGATGATTGATTATCTTCAGTTAATGGAAGGGGGAGATAATGACAACCGCGTACAGCAGCTTTCTAAAATGACGCGGAGTTTAAAAGGTTTAGCTAGAGAGTTAAATGTGCCGATTGTGGCATTATCTCAGTTAAGTCGAGGAGTAGAACAAAGAACTAATAAACGCCCCATGCTGTCTGACTTACGGGAGTCGGGATCGATTGAGCAAGACGCGGATTTAGTCATGATGATTTATCGTGATGAATATTATAATCCTGATACTCCAGACCGAGGTATTACAGAAGTAAGTATTGTTAAACATCGTAATGGCCCTGTGGGAACGATTAAGCTGTTGTTTAATGCCGAATTAACTAAGTTTGAAAGTTTAGCGCAACCTGGCAAATATTAA
- a CDS encoding high light inducible protein, which produces MDKKEGKFGFTNYAEIWNGRLAMIGFVTAIIVEMNTGHGVLKQLGIL; this is translated from the coding sequence GTGGACAAAAAAGAAGGCAAATTTGGCTTTACTAACTATGCAGAGATTTGGAATGGTCGTTTAGCAATGATTGGTTTTGTTACGGCAATTATCGTTGAAATGAATACTGGACACGGTGTTTTAAAACAGTTGGGTATCTTGTAA
- a CDS encoding collagen-like protein has translation MNCDNLCTAAKCEELENRLSALEQAIELLQASFEAHTQQDIPEAHNYEEPEVTVSLAASSDRDLKVFVAVGSKNDSETIKLPEPEVTVSLAASSDRDLKVFVAVGSKNDSETITLPKPDFDIDLYIPIIIARIKAEIIAQFEIELEAHINSDFTQAHNYQESDSNLAIDGSYSSDYLYLTVADGKSQDTATILLPLPNTIQGQDGERGLRGFSGADGQDGADGQNGADGQDGADGQNGVDGRDGVDGRDGVDGRDGVDGRDGVDGRDGVDGRDGGGGIEYNGCGIELSYKNSELTALLTVGQCTSISSTEIMEFAPINVERITCNEGVAESEIVTVAVIKGTEAAELEAYAARAAIQLAQCKLEPTEVVSIVASPKYVTNVEGKVLILHFVTLDNYPKRSRGSNYRQIQIPGAKETYDWKIDFENLVWQQGNQYAELELNEYRARVSGWFASQVAADTFFDFVLSLTVGTEKNRRYPKQKYPRTDIQTIDTRPYRAFIESINPDGQAICHVKYVPPIDE, from the coding sequence ATGAATTGTGATAACCTTTGCACCGCCGCTAAATGCGAAGAACTTGAAAATCGCCTTAGTGCTTTAGAGCAAGCAATAGAACTATTACAGGCATCGTTTGAAGCGCATACACAGCAAGATATTCCCGAAGCGCATAACTATGAAGAGCCTGAAGTGACGGTTAGTCTAGCTGCTAGCTCCGATCGAGACCTCAAAGTCTTTGTAGCGGTTGGCTCAAAAAATGACAGCGAGACAATTAAGCTGCCAGAACCTGAAGTGACAGTTAGTCTAGCTGCTAGCTCCGATCGAGACCTCAAAGTATTTGTAGCTGTAGGTTCTAAAAATGACAGCGAAACAATTACTTTACCTAAACCTGATTTTGATATTGATCTTTATATTCCAATTATTATCGCCCGTATAAAAGCCGAAATTATTGCTCAATTTGAAATTGAATTAGAAGCGCATATAAATTCAGATTTTACTCAAGCTCATAATTACCAAGAATCAGATTCAAATCTAGCTATTGATGGTAGTTACAGTAGTGACTATTTGTACTTAACTGTAGCTGATGGCAAAAGCCAAGACACGGCAACAATATTACTTCCTTTACCCAATACGATACAAGGTCAAGATGGAGAGAGGGGATTACGCGGGTTTAGTGGTGCTGACGGACAAGATGGTGCTGACGGACAAAATGGTGCTGACGGACAAGATGGTGCTGACGGACAAAATGGTGTTGACGGACGAGATGGTGTTGACGGACGAGATGGTGTTGACGGACGAGATGGTGTTGATGGACGAGATGGTGTTGATGGACGAGATGGTGTTGATGGACGAGATGGTGGTGGAGGTATTGAGTATAACGGCTGTGGCATCGAATTAAGTTACAAAAACTCGGAGTTAACCGCATTACTTACCGTCGGACAATGTACTAGCATTTCAAGCACTGAAATTATGGAATTTGCACCAATTAATGTAGAACGAATAACCTGCAATGAAGGCGTAGCAGAATCAGAAATTGTTACCGTAGCAGTTATCAAAGGCACTGAAGCAGCCGAACTCGAAGCTTATGCAGCTCGCGCAGCAATTCAACTCGCACAGTGTAAATTAGAACCAACTGAGGTAGTTAGTATCGTCGCCTCTCCTAAATATGTGACCAACGTTGAAGGCAAAGTATTAATCTTGCATTTTGTCACACTTGATAACTACCCTAAACGTAGTCGTGGTAGTAACTACAGACAAATACAAATACCAGGAGCAAAAGAAACTTACGACTGGAAAATTGATTTTGAAAACCTAGTTTGGCAACAGGGCAATCAATACGCTGAACTGGAATTAAACGAATACAGAGCTAGAGTATCGGGTTGGTTTGCGTCCCAAGTTGCTGCTGATACTTTTTTTGACTTTGTACTGAGTTTAACCGTTGGCACAGAAAAAAATCGTCGCTATCCCAAGCAAAAGTATCCTCGTACAGATATCCAAACCATTGATACCCGTCCCTATCGCGCTTTTATCGAGTCGATTAATCCCGATGGTCAGGCAATTTGTCACGTCAAATATGTCCCTCCAATAGATGAATAA
- a CDS encoding tyrosine-type recombinase/integrase, protein MKNHGKGQAAIWTPQIIRQMRSRFKSPTQRLIFEISLFTGERMGAIVQLKASDVYDKNGQVLEFITFASSTRKSTKHGAAATRQVAVHPDLKFYLETYTPQGVGYLFKSDSEIGHISLRAVDKYWRAIFDELGLSGYSTHSSRRWVINSLRKSGIEIVTIAETMGMNIQTVRHYLDNDPRECKRAIATLTI, encoded by the coding sequence ATGAAAAATCACGGCAAAGGTCAAGCGGCTATCTGGACACCGCAAATTATTCGTCAAATGCGATCGCGGTTTAAATCTCCGACTCAAAGATTGATTTTTGAAATTTCGCTATTTACTGGCGAACGAATGGGCGCGATTGTCCAGTTAAAAGCGAGTGATGTTTATGATAAAAACGGTCAAGTACTTGAATTCATTACTTTTGCTAGCTCAACCAGAAAAAGCACAAAACACGGTGCAGCTGCTACTCGTCAAGTGGCAGTCCATCCTGACTTGAAGTTTTATCTTGAAACCTATACACCACAAGGCGTAGGCTATTTATTCAAGAGCGATAGTGAGATCGGGCATATCAGTTTACGCGCGGTTGATAAGTATTGGAGAGCTATTTTTGATGAACTTGGTTTATCTGGTTACTCAACTCATTCTTCGCGCCGTTGGGTGATTAATAGCTTGAGAAAGTCAGGGATTGAAATTGTCACTATTGCTGAAACCATGGGCATGAACATTCAGACCGTGAGACATTATCTCGATAACGATCCGCGTGAATGCAAGCGAGCGATCGCCACTTTAACTATTTAG
- a CDS encoding helix-turn-helix domain-containing protein — MKHGDRKLKQSESMIEALRIERTNLNQKEFAEACKIPLKTYQRWILGKTETRPNLIQLKLLCKQLKIEKVDELPDDFSDKY, encoded by the coding sequence ATGAAGCATGGAGATCGAAAGTTAAAGCAAAGTGAATCAATGATTGAAGCTCTCAGGATCGAGCGAACTAATCTTAATCAGAAAGAGTTTGCCGAAGCTTGCAAAATACCACTAAAAACTTATCAAAGATGGATTTTAGGTAAAACCGAAACTAGACCAAATTTGATACAGCTTAAATTGTTATGCAAGCAACTGAAGATTGAAAAAGTTGATGAGCTTCCCGACGATTTTTCCGATAAGTATTAG
- a CDS encoding transposase, producing the protein MFNRIIGLDVGRGSAVLCCLHEFPTNIQKHYRELKNTKQFYKIDCSRVGVDKLLSLEPTGIVLEPTGHWYSQFWVTVADKYGIPIYWIGHNDLEKVRGSYGFTNKRDEEDALCLAASYFDDRFIDIHGQKRFLNLIQSVAITRLRELFHEKEQLQKLRSGLISQLRQRLSYEFPEAARHTMNISDQRSYTPIIYWLAFNHSNTRYDNKYKLSIAPELGIEISTYTRSHAKIIVGLEMRIGVILETITEEISQKEFDDYNAVFDRFNFGLNVRTLLLFNLYPFEKFLVAGKPWVEYERKSGKLQKRDRSLRKFQAFMGLSYSYKQSGDKVKRKFHGNSMIRSHLYIWAVCVLSRTKNIKHNQLTQELSDRYTELRKSVKGKDALTRILFKLTRMLFYELLKQINQVRID; encoded by the coding sequence ATGTTTAATCGAATAATTGGCTTAGATGTCGGTCGCGGATCGGCTGTTTTGTGCTGCTTACACGAATTCCCCACGAATATTCAAAAGCACTATCGCGAATTGAAAAATACCAAACAATTTTACAAAATAGATTGCTCGCGTGTAGGGGTAGATAAATTATTATCTCTTGAGCCAACGGGCATAGTCTTAGAGCCAACGGGACATTGGTATAGCCAATTCTGGGTAACAGTCGCCGATAAATATGGCATTCCTATTTATTGGATTGGGCATAACGATCTCGAAAAAGTTCGTGGTAGCTATGGTTTTACTAATAAACGCGATGAAGAAGACGCTCTCTGTCTTGCTGCTTCGTATTTTGACGATCGCTTTATCGATATTCACGGTCAAAAGCGTTTTCTTAATTTAATTCAATCGGTAGCTATTACTAGATTACGCGAGTTATTTCATGAGAAGGAACAGCTACAGAAACTTAGATCGGGGTTAATTTCTCAGCTGCGACAAAGACTAAGTTACGAGTTTCCAGAAGCAGCGCGCCACACTATGAACATTAGTGATCAAAGAAGTTACACGCCAATTATTTATTGGCTAGCTTTTAACCACTCCAACACACGCTATGACAACAAGTACAAACTATCTATTGCACCAGAATTAGGGATAGAAATATCCACCTACACGCGCTCTCACGCAAAAATAATTGTGGGTTTAGAGATGCGAATCGGGGTGATCCTCGAAACGATTACCGAAGAAATAAGTCAGAAAGAATTCGATGATTATAATGCCGTGTTTGACCGATTTAACTTTGGTCTAAACGTTAGGACATTACTGCTATTTAATTTGTACCCGTTTGAGAAATTTCTAGTAGCAGGCAAACCGTGGGTGGAATACGAACGCAAATCGGGTAAATTACAAAAGCGCGATCGCTCTTTACGTAAGTTTCAAGCTTTTATGGGACTATCCTATAGCTACAAACAATCAGGGGATAAGGTTAAACGTAAGTTTCACGGCAATTCCATGATTCGTTCCCATCTTTATATCTGGGCGGTTTGTGTGCTTTCTCGAACCAAAAATATCAAACACAATCAACTGACTCAAGAATTAAGCGATCGCTATACTGAATTAAGGAAATCAGTCAAGGGTAAAGACGCGCTAACTAGAATTCTATTTAAATTAACTCGAATGCTGTTTTACGAGCTTCTCAAGCAGATTAATCAAGTTAGAATAGATTAG